In the genome of Myxococcus virescens, the window CGGCGCCGAAGCCGTAGGCCGAGAGGGCCGCGCCGCCCGCGATGAGGACGGCGCCCAGCACCACCTGGAAGACGCCCTGCTTCGCCCCGGCCAGCGCCGGCATGACGGTAATGACGGGCGCGTCGGCGGGGCGCGTCAGCTCGTCCTGGCCCACGTCGCGCTTGCCGACAAAGACGTGGAAGCCCGGCTCGCTGTGCGTCACCAGGTAGCGCGCGAAGCCCTCGCACACCGCAGAGAGAGCGCGCACGGCCTCCGCGGGCGAGGGCACGCTCAAGTCCAACCGCCAGACGCGGCCGAAGCGCCGGCCCAGCGGACCTCCGAGTACCACCGTCGTCAGCATAGGGCGCGGTGTCGGACTACTTTCCGGGTGATTCGCTCCCAGAAGCCCGAGTACGTCTCCCTTCCAGAGAGGCGATTCTGGAGGTGGTGGAGGACGACGTCCGCCCCCAAGTAGACGCCCGCGTGGTTGGGCACCGGGGCGCGCAATTGCATGAGGAGGACGTCATGCTCGCGCAGCGCCTGGCCGGTGACGTCCACGAAGCCCGCCTGGGCGTACCCCTCCAGGTAGAGGTTGCCGCCCTTGTCCCACCAGCCGTTCGGCCGGTGGAAGTCGGGCAGCTCAAGGCCCAGCCGCTCCTGGAAGTAGTCGCGGATGAGGGAGAAACAGTCCAGGACGCCGTGGCTGAAGGGGCGGCCCACCAGCGGCGGCCGGTACCCGGTGGGGTGCCACACCCGCCAGTGGCCCACGGGCACGTTGACGATGAGCCAGGGCAGGCCCCAGCGCTCCATGCTGACGCGGTCCGCCTCGCTCGGCTCCGGGGCGGCGTTGGGGTGAGAGTGCACCACCGCCACCACCTCCCCTTCCTCCTCCGCTCGTGCGTAGTCCTCCGGGTGGAGGATGAAGTGGGCTTGCCCCTCGGCCTGGTTACGGCAGGGCACGTACCGCTGCTCCCCGGCGACGGACACCACGAGGCCGCAGGACTCGCGGGGGAACTCGGTTCGCGCATGGCGCAGCGCTGCTTCGACGACAGCGCCTGAGAGGGAAAGCACGGCTAGAGCGCTCATCCTCCCATGCTGTTTTCCGGCGGAGGACGCCTTCCGCGTCGGAGCGCAGAAACCACTCAGCTACTCCTTGTTTTCTGCAACGACTCGATTCCTTTCCGGTCAAAACGAATAGACCCACCAGTCGGCAGAGGGAGCGACACTTCTGCAGACGCCCCAAGAATGGCGGAGGCCAAGCGCTCCGAAGCATCAAGCGGCTCCTCTGATGCCGTATCTGAGCCAAAGAGCCCTGAACTGAGCCGATCAATCAGAATCGTCGGCGGTTCTGTCCCCTTCTCGGTCTTCCACTCCAGCGCTGTTTCCACTAGCCAACTCGCGCGGTCGAGATCCAAGCCGAGCCGCTTCAGACGGAACTCCTCAGAGGCATGCTGCTCAAGCCAGCGATTATTCCACTTAATATAAAACACAAGAGCGCTCACAAACCCCGCCGTCAGCGCAGCCTGCTTCACACCCCAAAACACCCATGCAGCAACAGATATTGGAACACCAGTAACAATCAAGTACACATTCACAACCGATGACACGACGGTCAAAACCAGGAGACTACCCGCAAGCCACAAGCTCGCATTCTTGACTGGATTCCTAAGCTCTTTCGTCCCCTCGGTCAGACTGAATTTCTCAGCACTGGCCTGCAGCTCCCTTTTCTGGTCCTTCCGAATCTCACGGCGAACGTGGCGAGTGTCGCGGTCATCAATCTCTGCCATCCTTCGCGTGATTTCCTTTTCTCGCGCTTCCAGGCTGGCCTCGCGCTCCTGAAGCATCGACGCAATTCGATTTCGTTCAACCACATTTGCAACATCAAGTTCATGCCGACGAGCAACATACTCTTCTTCAAGCCGTGCGCGCGTCGCAGCAATTCCATCTGCAAGCTTCGCCGCCATCGAGCGCCCAAGCTCTTCCACCTTAAGCAACTCAACTTCACGGCGCTCCAAGAATTGCTTAGTCTCCCCCAAGCGCCCAAGTTGGCCAACAATGCCATCTCGGGCATCAAGGGCGCGCACTGCCCTCTTAAATGCAGCAACAAACGAAACCACTGCGGCAACCACAGCCGGGGACTCCCCAATGTGATTAAACTCGCTCAGACTAACGGTCACGTTATCCAATGCAGTGCCGGCTGCTCGTTGGATTTGCACCGAAAACTGGCGGTTCCCGTACGCCATGCCGACAGCAAGACTCGTAATTGCCATCGACTCGCTCGGGAGCGAATCCAGAATCAGACGACATGTCTTCACAGACTCATCACGCGCTGACAAAGCGGGCCCTATATCCAGCGTCGCGTCGACACTGATGATTCTGAATCCAGACTTCACCACATCAGCTTCCGAAAATACTCCAAGAATCGCCGACAACAGCCCTTGGTCTGTCTGTCGCACCGCTTGGAACGAGAAGTTTGACCACCCCATTAGACAACCCCCTTGTCGAGTCAACTAGCCAGCCGAGCCGACACTATCTCATCGGAGAAGGCCGACGCCGGGAAAGCCTCCGAAGGGAAGCACGGAGGTTTCCCCGTAGCGCAGCTTGCAGCTCCCCAGGCGCTTCCCGCACCGGTCCTCCTCTGGTGACGTCGTCGGGCTGTCGTCCACCTTCGCCACGGGCGGGCCCACGTAGCCGCAGCCCTCCTTCCGGTACTCCCACCCGCACATCTGCGTGATGACGCGCAGCGGGATGCGGATGCCGTCCAGGTCGCACCGCGCCGCGAGCGCGAACTCGATGAAGTGCTTCGACTCGGACGTCTTCTGGTCCACCACGAACTCGTCATCGGGGAATGCCTCCACCGGGCTGGCGGTGGGGTTGACGCCGCCAGGGAAGTTCACCGCGTCGAGGTAGCGCACGAAGGTGCGCTTGCGGAGGACGCGCGCGCCCAGCAAGTCGTTGAAGTCCCGGGCCAGCGCGCCAATGGTGCCCGCCACGTTGGCCATGGTGAGCGTGGGCCGCGGTAGTCGCCCCGTGCCCGACTTCTCGAAGCCCCGCGCCTCCACGGGCCAAGGCTGGTACTCCGCGCCCTGCCACACCACCGGCCCACCCAGCCCGTTGGTGCCCGCGTGGAAGTAGCTGATGCCTCCGCCAGCCAGTGACGTGGCGTCCAGGACGAAGAGCTCCACGAGGGCGCCCGGCTCCAGCTTCTGAATGTCCTCGGCGATGCTCACCCTGCTTCCTCCTGGAACTCGGCGGAGACGTCGTAGGCGTTGAAGCCCTTCAGCGTGCTCGTCCACCGCTCGCAGACGACGCGCAGCACTTGGGCGCCGGCCGCGGTGAAGGTGAGCTGGGCGCCTGCGGGCGGCGCTGCCGAGAAGGTGACGAGCCCGGAAGGGGCGAGGGAGTAGTCGGACCCCTCCGCCAGCAGCACCCCGGCGCGGTACACGAGCGGCGCAGCCTCCCAGCCCACGGCGGGCACCAGCTCGTCCACCGTCGCGTCCGGAGCCAAGGGGCGCTGCAAGAGGAACTGCGTCCTGGCCCCGTCCCCGATGCCGAACGCCTGGCCAGTGACGCCCCAGGCGCTGTCCGGTGCCACGAACTCGAAGGCGGCCACTCCGCGGTGCGCGCGGAGGAAGGCGTCCACCGCGTCTGCCTCTTCCTTTCGGCGGGCAGTGAACTGGAGGGACCAGCGCTGGAGGAGGCCCCGGGCACCGTCCTCCGAGCGCTGGGAGTAGCCGTCGCCGAACTGGGCCTTGCGCACGCGCGGCTGGCTCTCAAGCTGGGCGCCCCAACTCGGCGTGAAGGGGAAGCGTTCCATGGCGCCATGTTCGCGGCATGGGTGGACCGCGTCCCGCGCCAAACCCGAGGCGTATGTCGTCGCGGCAGTCCAGCAGTCTAAACGTGTCTACCAAAGTGCGTCATCCCCCTGCAGAGGTACATTCTTCTCTGCCGCATGCCGCTAGGCTTCTACTCCCGATGACGGCGGCATCGCGCCTCCTCATCCCAGGAAGCACACTCGATGGAGTCCGGGGTAGTTAGTGACTCACCTCTAGCTGCTTGCTTTTGCGCTCCAGTAGATCGCACTCTCCGCCGCAATTTCAGGCCCACATCAGAGGAAGCCAAGGATGGCGAAGTCTCGTCGGATGACGGTTCATTTCTATCGCGTGAACATGCCCCAAGGGCACGAGTTCCAGACCCTCCTTAACACCGTGTTCGGATTCTCAGCCGCCGAGAGATCTATCGAAGTCGGTGGGGTCCCCTATCGTTTGGAGTCCCTCACGATGGACAGCAGATACTGCGAAGGAGAAATGGTTCGACTGCGCGAAGACTACCACCCCGGCAAGTACCGCATGGATGCACAAGGGGCGACCGACCTTGGATTGGCGGAAGATGAGCTCATTGGTGAAGAAACGGCTTTCATCTATGACACCAGCCTGAACATTTTGGGACTTCAAAAGGTTCATGGCGGCGTTGCGGCCGGTGCCTTTGCTGGCTACTTCCGCCGGTTCATCCCGACCGCAGCAGACGCATTTGGACTGGAGGTCGTGCTGAGTGCGGACCCGGTTCGCCAGATGACACAGTTGCGCGAAGTGAAAACGTTCGAGGTAGAAGTCGCAGCTGTGCCAACGGACGTGTTTCACGGGATGGACACGATGAAGGCCCTCGCGAGAACGCAGGCTGAGTCAGGCGCTACCCGCGTTACCCTGTCACTGGGGATGGGGAGAACGCGTGGAGGCGCCATCGAACGCAATTTTGTGG includes:
- a CDS encoding DUF6731 family protein — encoded protein: MAKSRRMTVHFYRVNMPQGHEFQTLLNTVFGFSAAERSIEVGGVPYRLESLTMDSRYCEGEMVRLREDYHPGKYRMDAQGATDLGLAEDELIGEETAFIYDTSLNILGLQKVHGGVAAGAFAGYFRRFIPTAADAFGLEVVLSADPVRQMTQLREVKTFEVEVAAVPTDVFHGMDTMKALARTQAESGATRVTLSLGMGRTRGGAIERNFVDGLLSNLLRVFAEEEHGKNAIKKLKVGGPTGEDLEVPIIDLLSHRLVHYQRYEWDDRYVPYTMRRPLVKWAYEARENELRTAYGPRANL
- a CDS encoding C40 family peptidase, giving the protein MLSLSGAVVEAALRHARTEFPRESCGLVVSVAGEQRYVPCRNQAEGQAHFILHPEDYARAEEEGEVVAVVHSHPNAAPEPSEADRVSMERWGLPWLIVNVPVGHWRVWHPTGYRPPLVGRPFSHGVLDCFSLIRDYFQERLGLELPDFHRPNGWWDKGGNLYLEGYAQAGFVDVTGQALREHDVLLMQLRAPVPNHAGVYLGADVVLHHLQNRLSGRETYSGFWERITRKVVRHRALC
- a CDS encoding phage tail protein; this translates as MERFPFTPSWGAQLESQPRVRKAQFGDGYSQRSEDGARGLLQRWSLQFTARRKEEADAVDAFLRAHRGVAAFEFVAPDSAWGVTGQAFGIGDGARTQFLLQRPLAPDATVDELVPAVGWEAAPLVYRAGVLLAEGSDYSLAPSGLVTFSAAPPAGAQLTFTAAGAQVLRVVCERWTSTLKGFNAYDVSAEFQEEAG
- a CDS encoding phage minor tail protein L, yielding MSIAEDIQKLEPGALVELFVLDATSLAGGGISYFHAGTNGLGGPVVWQGAEYQPWPVEARGFEKSGTGRLPRPTLTMANVAGTIGALARDFNDLLGARVLRKRTFVRYLDAVNFPGGVNPTASPVEAFPDDEFVVDQKTSESKHFIEFALAARCDLDGIRIPLRVITQMCGWEYRKEGCGYVGPPVAKVDDSPTTSPEEDRCGKRLGSCKLRYGETSVLPFGGFPGVGLLR